Genomic segment of Triticum aestivum cultivar Chinese Spring chromosome 6A, IWGSC CS RefSeq v2.1, whole genome shotgun sequence:
cacgcacactctagttggggctggccctcgccgccgtgattctcagggtctttgggagttggactggcttcatgttccttccgctgccaccaccattgCCAGTTCCTCCGCTTCAGTCGCCTTCTttactggttccttcaagcagtggcatcatcgacttggtcatctgtgtggttctcggttgtcgtctttagttcgtcgaggtcttctggggtctgtctcaggaaatgtctctttagagtgtcagggttgtcgtcttggcaagcagattcagttaccatattcacacagtgagtcagtgtctaagcgtcctttcgatttagtccattctgatgtatggggtccggctcctttcgcttcgaaaggtggtcataaatactatattattttcatagatgatttctctcgttacacatggctttatttcatgacttctcatagtgaggtgttgtctatttataagcgttttgctgccatggttcatactcagttctcttcacccattcgtgtttttcgtgctgactccgctggcgagtatatctctaagatgttgcgtggtgttcttgCTAAGCAAGGAACTCTCTCTCAATTCTCttatcctggtgctcatgctcagaatggtgtgactgagcgaaagcatcgacatcttcttgagatggctcgtgcattgatgattgctgcctctctcccgcctcatttttgggctgaggccgtctcCACCTCCACCTATCTTATCAATATACAGCCTTCCGCCGCTCTACAGGGTGGTGTTCCCTTCGAGCATCTTTTGATCGTTCTCCTGATTATTtgatgcttcgcttgtttggttgtgtttgctatgttcttctcgctcctcgcgaacgcaccaaactgaccgctcagtctgttgagtgtgtcttcttaggctacagtgatgagcataagggctatcgttgttgggatcctatcgaTCTTTGGATGTgtatctctcgagacgtgacttttgatgagtttcgtcccttctacccacgcccatcttcctcgactttttcagtggaggatatctctttcctcacttttcctgactcacctatcacccccgtcGAGCATGTGCCTCTTCGttccactccctctgcttctccacctccagtcgatttgcagccaccatcttcctcggtctcctcgcctagcatgtcactggattctacaccttcatctccggtgacttcttcgtcgccaccccccgattctaccttggcgattcctccttatattgttccatcttttcctcagcatTACATTCGTCGTTCATGACCTGTGGATGCCTCTGTGGATGAGTCGTcatcttcctctcagcctacttatggcttgcgttctcgtcctcatccgcctattgatcgctttggatttcccaccgctggtgctgctgttcttgagccgacttcttatcgtcaggttgttgttcatcctgaatggcagtttccGATGgtagaggagattgctgctcttgaacgcactggtacctgggatcttgtttctcttcctcccggagtccgtcccatcacttgtaagtgggtctacaaggttaagactcgctccgatggttctcttgagcgtcacaaagctcgtcttgtggctcgtggttttcagcaggagcatggtcgtgattatgatgagacttttgctcctatggcccatatgaccATTGTTCGTACACTTCATGTCGTTGCCTCTGCATGCCACTGGTCTatctctcagcttgatgttaagaatgcctttcttaatggtgagctgcgtgaggaggtgtacatgcagccaccacctgggtattctatTCCTGATGGGatggtatgtcgtcttcgtcgctctctctatggccttaagcaagcccccccgtgcctggtttgagcgttttgcctctgtggtcactgccgctggtttttcagcaagtgctcatgatccagcattgtttattcacctttctcctcgtggtcggactcttcttcttctctatgttgatgacatgatcatcactggggatgaccccgagtatagTGCCTTTGTAAAGgctcgtcttagtgagcagtttcttatgtctgatcttggacctcttcgctacttttttgggattgaagtctcttatACCTCTGATgccttttttatatcccaggaaaagtatatccaggatcttcttgctcgtgctactcttactgacgagcgcattgttgagactcctatggagctcaatcttcacctccgtgctactgatggtgatcctctccctaACCCGACGCGTTACcgtcatcttgttggcagtcttgtctatctagctgtcactcgtccggacatctcttttccggttcatattctgagtcagttcgtctctgctcccacatcggttcactatagtcatctccttcatGTTCTTTGATATCTCCGGGGCAtgatctctcaccgtctattctttcctcACTCCAGTTCTTTACAGtttcaggcctattcggatgctacgtgggctagtgatccttcagaTCGCCATTCattttctgcttactgtgttttctttggtggttctctcattacctggaagacaaagaaacagattgcagtttcccgttcgagtgccgaggctgagttacgagcaatggctcttttgacggcagagatgacttggttacggtggttacttcaggattttggtgttgcTGTCACTACATCGActctgctcttatctgacagtatatgtgctattagcattgcgcgcgatcctATGAAgtatgagctcaccaagcatattggtgttgatgctttctatgtgcgcgctggtgtgcaggatcaggttattgctctttaatatgtgccttctgagttacagttggcggatttcctgacgaaggcacagactagagcacaacatggctttcatctctccaaactcagtattgttcatccaccatgagtttgagggggtgttagagttataatataagtcatgtacccctttgtatttatcccattGTATAAAgagtttcctgcatatgttccacacctgtacatgcaTATATATCGACCTATGGCCTCATgagaatacaagttgcatattcctaaTAAGATTTACACTATAAGTACCGCTGTAAATCCACTAAGAAAAACACTGTAAATCCAATATGAATCCACCGTAAAACATTGTAAAATTCACTAAATATTACACCAAGCATTTTAGTTCAAATCCACTAAGACACTACAAATCCAGTAGGAATTACAGTGTAAATCCAGTAAGAATTACACTGTAAATTCACATAGAATTACAGTGTAAATCCAGTAGGAATTACAGTGTAAATCCACTTAGAATTACACTGGACACTGTAAATCCAGTATAAATCTTGAAACAAGGGACTCCGACCAATCTTGAAAAGTCTGAGGCTTAGCGGCATTTGAAGACTGAACAAGTCCAACTATTTGTTGCACAACctacaaaaagaaaacaaatgacaTGCATAAGTGAAAAAATGATATACAAAAAAGGAGGAGAAAACAGCAAAAAAGGCAAGAAAAAAGCTTACATCATTTCCAAACCGTGAAGCATAAGCCGTTTCAGCTTTACAGGCAAAAGAGACATTATCAACAGCTGGAGCATGAACTTCTGATGTTGAAATCTTATTGGCAAAGGGGATACTATAGGTTACTGAACATGAAAACTTTTCACAAGACTTCTGAACACAAAAAAAAGGTAGAATATTCGGTGAGAGCTAACTATGAAAAAAAGTTGGCAAAGAAAGTTAAGAAAAAGACAAACAAGGACTAACCTGTGCGTAAACTGATGGTGATAAACGCTTCAACGGCCTCTTGCCATACGAACGACTGTTGCTCTTATGTAATTCCGAGAAATCCTTAACTTTGTTACCTCTCCATACCAGAATTCTAGGCTTGCTGTCAGGAAGAGAATTCAACCCAGAGTGCACACGGTCAAGGTAAGAAACCTagcagaaaaataaagaaaagataaTTAAATAACAATAAACAAAGGAAGCAGCATAaaaagggaataaaagaaaagaaataagtcACAGCTCAAGCATAGTGACAGCCGCCATCTGTGATTGATCTCTTGGAAGCAACCTTTGTAGAATCCTTAAACTTTTTAATACTGCTAAGGAGTCACTCATAGACAAGCCTAGATAAATCGAAATTCATCGCGGAGCTACAATCTCTGAAGATATGGAGATATTTGGGGCTGGGTGAAGGCTAGAATTTGGACACAAGAATGTGGAGAAAGCAACACACATGAAGCAGATGAAAATATCTTCATCAGGCAGTTCTTCAGAGATAGAATTGAGTTTATTTGTGAAGAATGAGGCCGGTGGGATGCTAGTGACATTGAAATGGGGCAAAATAAATCCACGGCCAGCATTAGCATCCGAAAAATGGGTAAAGCCAACATCACAAAAaatgaaaatcatagaaaattaacctaAAAAAGACCTACTAAACAAAGAAAAAAGGGGGCCTAGTTCTAGAAACACATTCTGCCTGACATAAATGGACTGCTATTGAGCTCAAGAAAAAATAACAAGAGATAGGAACATCGACCTAGGCTAACAAGCTCTAGGGCATATACCTAACTAACACAAATGCTCTGGATggccaaaccagctgcctcaagcaaAAGATACCACATAGGTGCAACACTGAAGAACTAAAAACCCATGCTCTTGCAATCGTCTCCAGCAACTGACAAAAGCTCCAAAACAGACACTACAATATCAGCACTAAATGCACTAAAAACCCACTACAAAGTACATAATCACTGACAAAAGATAGGATATTAAACTCTACCCAATATGCTCCAATTAACAGTGCGATTACTCTCTAATTATAGTGAGATTACTCTGTAACTACAACAAAAAGACTATAGCTAAAGAAAGTAATTACAGCAAGATTACTGTAGCAATTACAAATGAGAATGCATTGAAAAGTACACTGGAACAATTTGCAACACCTAAACCACTAAAAAATTACATTTGATAAAAACACTCAAAATAGCAGTGCAATTACATATAAGATACATACTAAAATATACTGTAAAATAAACAGACAACACACAGTAATTCCACTACCACTAAAGTTACACTGAAAACTACCTACGTACATGATAAAGTGAATAGGTAACTTAAATGGGATTTGGAACCCTAAATGACCCTACAATAACAGAGCAAGAAACAAAGCTGCCTAATCAAACACAGATAACAGGATCATGTAGATTCCGGACATGGCAGATGTTTTGTTTGTTCAGATGTGGGTTCTACTAGGTCTGGTGGTACAGAAGCCAGCGGCGTTGGCGCGCTGCAGCCTGGACTGCAGGTCAAGGTCATACATGTGAAGAAGCAGCAGGACACGGTCCGATTCAAAACAAACACGCCCTAATCCAAACGACCACACATAGAAGATGAATCCCCTATAGCAGACGAATCTCTCCTGAAGCCTAATCAAAGCGCGCGAACAGGACAACTAGAGGCCGCGGGGGCTATCACATTTAACTACCAAAAACAAACGGGAACGGATCTGAGTGCCCTAACGATGCACACATCACCAGCAGCAACCTACTCAAAATCGATCTGAGGACCCAAAGAACACATCAAAAAACCCGCAAAAAGAAGAAGGGGAGGGAGAGATTTGGAGGGGCGGGGTGGGGTGCGGGGTGAGTGGGAGATACAGCACAGATCAGGCGGCAGACCTCGGCCGGGAGATGCGGCGGCGCAACTGATGGGAGAGCGCTGGACACCTGACCACCAACCTGCTCAAGCACGCAGCGAGGGGAATAAATTACATTAATAAAATTATGGTGACACCACACTACAATTCCACTAGAATTTACAGTGTAAATCAATGAAACAGAGATTATCACACTCAATTACAGTGTGAATTCCACTACAATTTGCAGTGTGAAAAGAACTGACGAGATAGAGTAATTACACTAGAATTATACAGTAATTACACTACAAATATAAAGTAATTACACTAAGAAATCCACTATAAATTGCTGAGTAAACTCAAAGATTAGGAGTCATTGCACTAAAAGAATCCACTAAGAATTAAAGAGTAAAAACACTGACAAAGATAGAGTAACTAACCTAAAATTACACTACAATTGGCACTGTAATTTCACTTACAACTTATAGTAAAAAGACTAAAATTATACTAACAATAACACTGTGATCTCACTTACAAATAACAGCAAAAACTAAGATTTACAGAGTAAATAAAGTGATAAGAAAAGGGCAGTCCAGAGCAATCCAGTGATAGGAAAACAACACTCAGGAGCAATCTCACATTTACACACGTTCAAGCTGAAATCACAATAAAATAACTCTGATATTACACTAAAAATACTGATAAAATACAGCTGACTATTTACTATTGGAAACTACACTCTAAAACAATATACTATTGGAAATAAAGAGCTACATCTCTAGAATTACATTGGTATAGAAATAGAACTCACTTACAATTACAGTAGTAACCAGGAATAAAACTACTGGAATTACAATCATCAGCAATACTAAAACTACTGGAATTACAAAGCTACATCTCTGGAATTACAGAGCTAGATCCCTATAACCATTGGAATTACAGTCGTAATCGATAAAAAATACACTAGTAAGCCACTGCAAAATATAGAGATATCACTGCGGAAATAAATCAAAAAATTACAAACGATTTACAATGGAACTCCCCTAAAATTACAGTAGAAACCAAGAAAAAAAAGTGCTAGAACTACACTCATAACACCACTGGAATTACAAAGCTAGATCACTCGAATTACATTAAAAGCAATCAAAATTTACAAAAGTGAACAATTGAAATTACAATGGCAGACAACATAAATTACAGTACATACCAGGAAAAAACCTAGGAAATCAGGACTAAACAGTCATAACCTATGATATATAATTGTGGCATAGCTAGCATCAACACAAACAGACAATGTTATACTGAATCAACATACACATCAACCGATTTAATCACAAATACAAGTACCTAGTACTGTTCCATGTTCTCGTTCTTATTATCCCGTTAATTCCATTTTACAACTTCACACACCACAATTATATGCTTTGCCTACCAAAGGGAGCATGCCATTTTCTTCAGTAGATAAAAAATAGAACTCAGAAGATCAGTCAAGTCCAACAATCTTCATCTTCAGTAATAAACAACAAATTTGAGATAAAACAAGCCAACACTAACAAACAAATGCACAAGAAATCCAGCGACCAAACAGAGCATAAGATTAACTCTAGTCGCAACTCGCAATGGCCAATTAGTAAACCAAACCTAGCTACTGAACGAACCCGGCCTGAACATTGATGTGGCTTTCTCACATCCAACCTGAATAAAACCACTTAATTTGGACATAACTAAATCTAGGAGACCACCTGCCGTGTATGTGACATACAAAATAAGACAGAGGCATTCGGTGCCGGTCTAAAAAAAACAAACTACTAGAATTACAGTTCTGATGCACTTGAATTAGAATGACTAGCAAGCAAGAATCACAATGCTAGTACGGTTATAAGCATCATATAATACAGTGGCAAACCAACTTAAATTACAGAGGCATAGCTTCAGTAAATACTAAAAGAAATGGCAAGCACCTAAAATTCCCATAGAACTACCACCCCTGCCTACATGGAGTACATTAGAGAACAAATGGCAATCAACTATTACACTGGAGAAACTGAACCCTCTACCATGCCATGACAGAGAAAAATGAGAATTACGACAGCACCACGTACTACTACCCAGCAGCAAAAACTACAGCATGAGCTGGCCAAGTACTATGAGGACCTATAATTCTCCAAGCAATACAACAGCGCAACGTACTATGGGAGACCAACCCCTCACATCAGAGACCAAAATCAAACTCAACTCGTACCAAAGCATGCTAGATCTAAAAATTAACAGCTACTACCGGAGATAACTAAACAAAAATCAGGATACCAACTAACGAAAAATAGCAGC
This window contains:
- the LOC123132244 gene encoding uncharacterized protein isoform X2 — protein: MPSSFRIFSFRFLAPSSLPLPIFPAADTSVGGQVSSALPSVAPPHLPAEVSYLDRVHSGLNSLPDSKPRILVWRGNKVKDFSELHKSNSRSYGKRPLKRLSPSVYAQSCEKFSCSVTYSIPFANKISTSEVHAPAVDNVSFACKAETAYASRFGNDVVQQIVGLVQSSNAAKPQTFQDWSESLVSRFILDLQCPV
- the LOC123132244 gene encoding uncharacterized protein isoform X1; this translates as MPSSFRIFSFRFLAPSSLPLPIFPAADTSVGGQVSSALPSVAPPHLPAEVSYLDRVHSGLNSLPDSKPRILVWRGNKVKDFSELHKSNSRSYGKRPLKRLSPSVYAQKSCEKFSCSVTYSIPFANKISTSEVHAPAVDNVSFACKAETAYASRFGNDVVQQIVGLVQSSNAAKPQTFQDWSESLVSRFILDLQCPV